GTTCCAACAGCGCACTCTCACGCGTTTTTTACATGCGACAAAGTTGACTCCGAAGGGAGGCTCTCCAACCGTCCCGTTTCCAGGGAGACTGGCATCCGCCGCCCTGTGTTGGTGGCACCTTTCCAGCTGGGGCCTCCAGCCCTCACCGGGAATTTACTGGAACGGTTTGGAACGGAAAGCGCACGTGGAACTGAAAAGAAAATTCGTCTGCTTTCCTTTCAGCGTTTTTCGTGGATCTTTCCATCGTTTCGCTGgatcggcttatattcgagTAAAAACGCGAGTCCGGCACAGTCGCGCTCGGCCCCCCACAGTGTCTGacttctcgcgtttttccccACCTCTCCTTGTCGCTCTTTTCCCCCCGCGCGTGGCTGcggcctttctctgtcgctgtcccTTTGCTTTGCTGGTTTTTCTGCGGCTCGAATCCCCTGAcattctctccttttttcagtCCGGACTTTCCCGCTTTTCGCCGAGGCAGGTTCCGCCCCCGGCGCCGTCCTTCCCTTCCCTGAGACCGTACTTTTcgcgcttttctcgcgcgtttCGCGCTTCCCTCGCGCCCGCAAAACTCCTCGTCACCATGGCACCGAAGAAGTCTGCGAAAGCCGCCactggcgaggaaggcgaagctcAGGGTTCCGGTCTGGGTCCGGCGACCCGCGACGGGGAAATCGTGTTTGGCGTCGCACATATTTACGCCTCCTTCAACGACACTTTCATCCACGTCACTGACTTGAGTGGGAGAGAAACTCTGGTCCGCGTGACTGGCGGCATGAAAGTCAAGGCCGACCGCGACGAAAGCTCTCCGTATGCGGCGATGATGGCTGCTGCCGACGTTGCTGCGCGATGCAAGGAACTTGGAATCTCTGCTGTCCACGTCAAGGTCCGCGCTGCCGGAGGCACACGCAGCAAGACCCCTGGCCCCGGTGCCCAGAGCGCTCTCCGGtgaggaagcaaagacgcGGGAAAACCAGCTTTCTCTCGAGAAAACTCAGCAGAAAAAACATGGGGATCAGAGGGGTTGGGGGGAGGGGGGTGGGCGGAAGGAACAGTGGGGAGACtccaggaagcgagaaaaaactcaGGAGGGACGTAGGAGACAGAGATCAGGAAGACGCCGCCGGCGTTTCGTTGGGAGCTGCATGGAAATCGAAGAAGCCGgacgaaggcagaaaggCACGCTGCGGACAAGAGATACCGAACTCTGATGCCCATAGAAACCTTTCAAGAGCTCTCGGCACATTTTTAGagcgatgcatgcacgacgCACAGTTCCTCGCCATATAATGCAGACACATATCTATTTATAtctatacatctatatatcaatatgtatattcatatatattcatatatatatatatatgtatactaTAATGTAGAGTTGTGTGTATTATAACTGTGTGTGTCGCGCTTGCATGTGCCGCTGTCTGCACGTAGTCGGGGCTCTTAAAAGGAGCATTTGTCGGGTGCCTTGCATGCTTTTTTCCATATTTGCAAAACAGGATCTCTCTATGTCGTAGAACAGCTGTGCAGAGGGAGGAAGTGATGAGTTCTGGGCGGGAAGAGGGGGAGGTTGAGGGAGAATTGTAGGCGTCTTCGCAGGGGAGAGAATTCGAGGGTCGCTCGCTCTCCAGTCGTACTGACTGTATTCTCTTTAATGACAAGAGACACCACGACCTAGTTCGTGGAGTTGAGAAGTTACAGGTTTCGTTGATCTGTTTCGAACATTGCGTCCTGTTTCTCGCattttgtttccttttctggaGTGTGCCTTTTTTCCCGTCTTTCTACGCCAAGAGAAGCCGTTCTGTGTCGGTGACTCCCTGTTCGACACTCCGTCTCGTGGAAGCATCCCTCGGTCCGCTGGGAAGGTCTCAAAGCACCTGAGTTCGTGTGATCTAGACAGCCGAAACGGACATTTGAGACGCAACCTGCGATGTGGAAGTGACGCTGCTTGTAGTGCGACCAGTGTCTGGTCTTGTTCGCGGTGCTCTCGAGTTGCGCTTCACCTGCACATTTGAAAAATCATCTCATGTTTGGATCCCCATGACGTGGAGTTCAGGAATATTCCAATAAACGCTGCATCCACGGtctgtacatgcatgcagatatgtgcatgcatattgtgtataaatatatatatttatatatgtgtgtctttgtcttcttttgcctCGCACAGAGCCCTGGCGCGTTCCGGCCTGCGTATCGGCCGCATTGAGGACGTGACTCCGATTCCTACCGAttcgacgagaagaaagtctGGTCGTCGGGGTCGCCGCCTTTAGAGGACCGaagctctttctctctcgagtttctttcttcgtgggGAACACCCTTTCGGCAGGGGCGGGAGAAACTAtcactttttctttctgcgtttcgcggGGACGCACAGGAGCGCGAGGACTCGCGCAGTGCGtcttgtgtcttctctctggagcgAAGGAAAGTTGTGCGGGAGCGGGGCTGGGCCGTGTGAAAGGCTGGCGAGCCGCAGAAAGATTGCGAAAAGGATGTCTTGCGGCTTTTTGAGTTTTCTCGATTGACAGCTCCAGAACGAACTGCTTGGCCCAGAcacagcagaaaaagacacccCAGCGTCGTCTGTGcgactctctcgcttccACAAACAACCGGTGAATTCACTGCACCGAgacgtcgcatgcagcgactgcTCTTCGCTGAGCACAGAAGACGGAATTGCATCAGGAGCCACAAATCTCACCTTGCACTGGACAACTTAGACACAAAAAGGGGGAAAGTCGAGCAGCACACCACACACTCTCAAAGAACTTGTACACTGCTCGAGGATTCCCCGCGGTCAAGGCGAGAGtgagcagaaggaaacgcagatcTGCTCGAGATTAAAAAGGGAATAGATGCGCTCTCGACAGCATGACGCACACAGTATAGAAGTCTTCAGTGTACGAATCGGCTTTTTTCCTGCGATGCAGACTCTTTCTTCCCTAGGAGTGCTGAACGCCGCCGCACACCACTGGGCTGCTTGAGGTAGCTGACAGATGCGTTGGAGTCGCTTTCTCGCCAGTATTCCTGTGTCGTGCTGACGATTCAGCGGGCAGAAAGGCGTCGAAattgagagagaggaacagaagagccGCCGGAGGCAAATCGCAGGGTCTCACGGGCGAACACTTGGAGTAGGTGCACGGGCAGAATCGGCGTTCGAACAGAAcaggaagcaagagaaaggaTTTCAAGTGGAAGAGAGCGCAAAACGCATAATCGCTGAATCGCGTCCCGAGACACAGCATCGACGACAACAAGGGTGGCATGTAGATCAGGATCAGGACGTAAACGTAGGCCCTCGGCGAGTCCCGTTTCGTCCACCGCTCGACAGAGCGAAGTATCCGTCCAGATCGCccgccacacacacacacaccgctGCTCTCGGAAAAGCAGATCGGAAAGCTTGTTTGACGAAGAACGGCGTTTGTGAACATAAAACAAGTTGAAGTTGCAAAGGCACACACAACGGTGATTTCCAGGGAGACACGCTTGCCCGACTTGCGGAGGCGTAGTTACAGGCTTTGCGAGAACCTCGATTTGCTTTGGTTTCTCAACAACCTTTCATATTTAAGAGACTCCGAAGAGGTCTACAGACACAAAGTTCTTCTGGAAGCCTTCGAAGGCGTGAAAAGCTGCAGTGGCCGCCGATTGAGGAGTCCCAGTCTACTCGGGAAGCTCGCGGCTCACATGCACACCCAAGAATCTCCCCTGGTGTGTGAAGGAGCGAAAACTCCTTGAACAGGCCGTAC
This genomic interval from Toxoplasma gondii ME49 chromosome VIIb, whole genome shotgun sequence contains the following:
- the RPS14 gene encoding ribosomal protein RPS14 (encoded by transcript TGME49_263700), yielding MAPKKSAKAATGEEGEAQGSGLGPATRDGEIVFGVAHIYASFNDTFIHVTDLSGRETLVRVTGGMKVKADRDESSPYAAMMAAADVAARCKELGISAVHVKVRAAGGTRSKTPGPGAQSALRALARSGLRIGRIEDVTPIPTDSTRRKSGRRGRRL